In Spirobacillus cienkowskii, a genomic segment contains:
- a CDS encoding heavy metal translocating P-type ATPase: MNQNELSTYTFIISGAHCIDCTKKIETVCKKIDGIKTVLFNFNKSELTIFIIKNTNALTEVKKILISLGYTISEVKISNNSKNNLKNIGLIFRKKIHKKLLHKIIKINNYNQNADNQKLHLHDHSNHSEHSHWKGILILFTLLLFAFILEQFNNKFGYISFICITLYGLFPTLKKALTQIKYNYIFSVETLISISSLGAIFIGAAKEAATVIILYLIGETLESHTTNRARKSVRSLHLLLPDKSTIKKENGKIETIATNQIKIGDLIDIKPGEKLPTDGIIISGTSYIDESQLTGEPVPVFKKTSDKVSAGSYPVDGNLLVKATSTGFDNTVTQLVRLIENAQASKTRIVRNIEAFSRIYTPIILLISVLTAIIPPIIFGEDFITWIYKGLAVLLIGCPCALVISTPSAISAAITTASKLGIFIKSAASLEAIAETKQIAFDKTGTVTYGKLSIQKIVAYKYDENKILQLAASVENKFTHPIAQSIVTAANTKNIEILSVSDAKNIAGIGATANIANNSYLLCSFNYFLDLKNNYNFDEIKTLQNEGNKIVIILENKELAGVIVLIDKLKPEAPFTIKKLKTLGYNSIILTGDSKDSGNILKQELQTEVLAELLPEDKMKYVRNISSQEPIIMVGDGINDAPALAAAKVGIAMNSGSNVAIDTAEIVIMNNNINAIIDTIIISKKTIYNIKQNISIAIGLKMFFLIITIFANTPLWLAILADTGATLLVTLNALRLLLIKPNSVS; the protein is encoded by the coding sequence AAAAATTCTAATATCTTTAGGATATACTATTTCTGAAGTTAAAATATCAAATAATAGTAAAAATAATTTAAAAAATATTGGCTTAATTTTTAGAAAAAAAATACACAAAAAATTGTTACACAAAATTATAAAAATTAACAATTATAATCAAAATGCTGACAACCAAAAATTACATTTGCACGACCATTCAAATCATAGTGAACATTCACACTGGAAAGGGATTTTAATACTATTTACTTTATTATTATTTGCATTTATTTTAGAACAATTTAACAATAAATTTGGTTATATTTCTTTTATTTGTATTACATTATATGGACTTTTTCCAACTTTAAAAAAAGCATTAACCCAAATTAAATATAATTATATTTTTAGCGTAGAAACACTTATAAGTATTTCATCTCTTGGCGCCATATTTATTGGTGCAGCCAAAGAAGCTGCAACTGTTATTATTTTATATTTAATTGGCGAAACACTCGAATCACATACAACCAACCGCGCACGGAAAAGTGTTCGCTCTCTTCATTTACTACTACCTGATAAATCAACTATAAAAAAAGAAAATGGAAAAATTGAAACAATTGCTACAAACCAAATTAAAATTGGCGATCTCATTGACATTAAACCAGGAGAAAAATTGCCCACCGATGGCATTATTATTTCTGGAACAAGTTACATTGATGAATCTCAGTTAACCGGAGAGCCAGTCCCCGTTTTTAAAAAAACTTCTGATAAAGTAAGCGCCGGTTCATACCCTGTAGATGGAAATCTATTGGTTAAAGCCACATCAACAGGATTCGATAACACCGTCACGCAACTTGTTCGGCTCATCGAAAATGCTCAAGCTTCAAAAACAAGAATAGTTAGAAATATCGAAGCTTTTAGTAGGATCTATACACCTATCATTCTTTTAATTTCAGTTTTAACTGCAATTATTCCACCAATTATATTTGGTGAAGACTTTATAACATGGATTTACAAAGGTCTCGCTGTCCTACTAATTGGTTGTCCCTGTGCCTTAGTGATTTCTACTCCGTCTGCTATTTCTGCGGCAATCACAACTGCTTCTAAACTTGGTATTTTTATCAAAAGCGCTGCATCATTAGAAGCCATTGCAGAAACCAAACAGATCGCATTTGACAAAACAGGAACTGTTACGTATGGAAAATTAAGTATACAAAAAATAGTCGCATATAAGTACGATGAAAATAAAATTTTACAACTTGCAGCTTCAGTCGAAAATAAATTTACTCATCCCATAGCCCAATCAATTGTGACTGCAGCAAATACAAAAAATATTGAAATACTTTCTGTTAGTGATGCTAAAAATATTGCAGGAATTGGTGCAACAGCTAATATTGCAAATAATTCTTATTTACTTTGTTCCTTTAATTATTTTTTGGATTTAAAAAATAATTATAATTTTGATGAAATTAAAACTCTACAAAATGAAGGAAATAAAATTGTTATTATTCTTGAAAACAAAGAATTAGCTGGAGTTATAGTTTTAATTGATAAATTAAAACCCGAAGCGCCTTTTACAATTAAAAAATTAAAAACTCTCGGGTACAACTCAATTATTCTAACAGGAGATAGCAAAGATTCTGGAAATATACTAAAACAAGAACTACAAACAGAAGTGTTAGCAGAACTACTTCCAGAAGATAAAATGAAATATGTGCGAAATATAAGTTCCCAAGAACCAATTATTATGGTGGGAGATGGTATTAACGATGCTCCTGCACTTGCTGCAGCCAAAGTAGGAATAGCGATGAATAGCGGGTCTAATGTGGCGATTGACACTGCAGAAATTGTAATAATGAATAATAATATTAATGCAATTATCGATACAATTATAATATCAAAAAAAACAATTTATAATATAAAACAAAATATCTCTATTGCAATAGGTTTAAAAATGTTTTTTTTGATAATAACGATATTTGCTAATACTCCATTATGGTTAGCTATTTTAGCAGACACTGGAGCAACTTTGCTTGTTACCTTGAATGCATTAAGACTTTTATTAATAAAACCAAATTCGGTATCATGA